The Humulus lupulus chromosome 4, drHumLupu1.1, whole genome shotgun sequence genome has a window encoding:
- the LOC133833117 gene encoding zeatin O-glucosyltransferase-like — protein sequence MATTDHHLKDSSSVVVVMVPLLAQSHLNHLLQLSHVVSSYNIPVHYVGSTLHNSQVKSRSINPLRELTKIHFHNFPLIRTTPFPPNLCSGTKLSETVKLLREPVAALLRSLSSNVKRLVVVHDVLMTSVVQDFVSLPNAEAYAVNCGSVFSMFTYAFAAIGQYDIIPIKNIPSVESCYTHEFYEFIKHEFKQMKSQVGQLHNSCKAIEGSFLEHVANYVLKGEKKIWAVGPLHQTTVFKEARDDDKCLLGWLDKQEPNSVLYISFGTTTTFCEEKIKEIALGLEQSGVKFM from the coding sequence ATGGCGACTACTGATCACCACCTCAAAGATTCATCATCAGTTGTGGTAGTGATGGTTCCATTATTAGCTCAAAGCCACCTCAACCACCTCCTTCAACTCTCCCATGTCGTTTCCTCATACAACATCCCTGTCCACTACGTTGGCTCTACTCTCCACAATTCTCAAGTCAAGTCTCGATCCATAAACCCTCTTAGAGAATTAACAAAAATCCATTTTCATAACTTCCCATTAATCCGAACTACACCATTCCCACCCAACCTCTGCTCCGGAACAAAGTTATCCGAAACCGTCAAGCTCCTCCGCGAGCCAGTCGCTGCACTTCTCCGATCACTCTCTTCAAACGTGAAACGACTTGTCGTTGTTCATGATGTTCTAATGACTTCAGTGGTTCAAGATTTTGTTTCTCTACCGAACGCAGAAGCCTATGCTGTCAATTGTGGCTCTGTTTTCTCAATGTTCACCTACGCGTTCGCTGCCATAGGACAGTACGATATCATCCCAATAAAGAATATTCCCTCTGTGGAATCTTGTTACACTCATGAGTTCTATGAATTTATAAAACATGAGTTTAAACAGATGAAAAGTCAGGTTGGTCAACTCCACAACTCTTGTAAGGCTATTGAAGGCTCTTTTCTCGAACATGTAGCAAACTACGTACTCAAAGGAGAGAAGAAGATTTGGGCAGTGGGGCCCTTGCACCAAACGACAGTCTTTAAGGAGGCCAGGGATGATGACAAGTGCTTATTGGGGTGGCTAGACAAACAAGAGCCCAACAGTGTCTTGTATATATCTTTTGGAACAACTACTACTTTTTGTGAGGAAAAGATCAAAGAGATTGCTCTTGGTTTGGAGCAGAGTGGGGTAAAGTTTATGTGA
- the LOC133831497 gene encoding putative disease resistance protein RGA1 produces the protein MAELILSPIVDKIIGRLGSDAVKQISLVWGVNDELQQLNETISTIKAVLLDAEKKQSHNNQVNNWLHRLGNAVLEADDLMDEVNTEALRRQLRMSRNPMANQVCTFFSGSNQLNFRFKMSRRIERIKKKLADISKDRNFLLEKGHGETPSVRRARDTYSRLPQQDVIGREEDKSVIINKFLLESCEESASVIAIVGIGGLGKTTLAQSVFNDEQVQKHFETKIWVCVSDDFDLKLIIKSIIESAKGDSSLGDMRMEPLQKKLQEVLGSKRFLLVLDDIWEKNHNKLSELKNLIISDANVGSRVVVTTRFEDIAQFIATKQQPYRLGVLDEVQSWSLFKSMAFEDGSHELENSSIVKIGKEIVERCKGIPLAIKTIGNLLYGKSKESEWSSFNKEFSKISEQQEDDILPTLRLSYDHLASQLKLCFAYCSIFPKDYEIEVKDLVSLWMAQGFLKLSDPSQDQCLEDVGYDWFMNLLEGSFFQDVKVDKYGIIKRCKMHDLMHDLAVQVAGGECATFVISNGQANIKETTHHVSFISHTYSKSEISASLAHAKKIRTILHFFALKDQTFCDAIISSSKFIRCLDLNNSMMKLVSNSIGKLKHLRYLDLSLNSRLKILPNSITNLLNLQTLKLNHCSQLQELPRDIEKLINLRHLELSSCGKLNSLPSGLGQLMQLRVLNLSSNGGLLSIPDSTSGLSNLQTLILSYCSKLQKLPRDIGKLINLRHLEISGCDKLEYVPCGLGQLINLQTLSKYVLMKREKSIPRHGGELKELMRLNNLRGELEVINLSHEKDVAAGYGSAELKDKKYLRSVTLKWDSHVEINNTEVIVGYEMSMEGLQPHENVLELRLKNYGGVKLSSWLSSLTNLVYLTLKDCKKCEYLVPLNQLHCLKVLALLRLESLEYISNNNCNEDLSGSTKTLLPSLQKLELSELPSLKGWWREIVISGEEEDKHMSLPCFPSLSELYISNCLKLTCMPLYPHLEHLTLTNNSLKPLEETLRMKMSSSATSSFSPLSKLKTLRLTNIEGLECLPEWFESLTSLNHLCIKRCPKLKDMCPGILRLSSLRNLWISNCEGLADMLNGDDAIMWKALNGRLHLLQLWSLPNIVTVLPKSIKHLTSLQRLEVCFSQDLTTIPEWIDNLKSLKQLEFDDCPNLTSFPEGIRSLTTLNSLSIIRCPTLLKRCKREVGEDWDKISHIQNLDLYPNPNEEENENASEEAGERKGCNLFLNKFRVTLERMHDHEGYRSNEMIQRKI, from the exons ATGGCTGAGTTGATCCTCTCTCCAATTGTTGACAAAATCATTGGGCGTTTGGGATCTGATGCTGTGAAACAGATCTCTCTGGTTTGGGGTGTCAACGATGAGCTCCAACAGCTCAATGAAACCATTTCAACTATCAAAGCAGTGCTTCTCGATGCTGAGAAGAAGCAGTCCCACAACAACCAAGTCAACAACTGGCTCCACAGGCTGGGCAATGCAGTTCTTGAAGCCGACGATTTGATGGACGAGGTCAACACTGAAGCTCTACGACGCCAACTCAGGATGTCTCGAAACCCAATGGCCAACCAG GTATGCACTTTCTTTTCCGGCTCCAACCAACTTAATTTTCGGTTCAAGATGAGTCGTAGAATCGAAAGAATCAAGAAAAAGCTGGCTGACATTTCCAAGGATAGAAACTTCCTTTTGGAGAAAGGACATGGAGAGACTCCAAGTGTTAGGAGAGCAAGAGATACTTACTCGCGTTTGCCTCAACAAGATGTTATTGGGAGGGAAGAGGATAAATCGGTTATCATAAATAAGTTTTTGTTGGAGAGTTGTGAAGAGAGTGCGTCAGTGATCGCCATTGTAGGAATAGGTGGGTTAGGAAAAACCACTCTTGCTCAAAGCGTTTTTAATGATGAGCAAGTTCAAAAACATTTTGAGACAAAGATTTGGGTGTGTGTGTCTGATGATTTTGACTTGAAACTAATTATTAAAAGTATCATTGAGTCTGCAAAAGGTGATAGTAGTTTGGGAGACATGAGAATGGAACCATTGCAAAAGAAGCTTCAAGAAGTACTTGGTAGTAAGCGGTTTCTTCTTGTACTAGATGATATATGGGAGAAAAACCATAATAAGCTGTCGGAGttgaaaaatttaataataagtgATGCAAATGTTGGGAGTAGAGTTGTAGTAACTACTCGCTTTGAAGACATTGCTCAATTTATAGCTACCAAACAACAACCCTATCGATTGGGGGTTCTTGATGAAGTTCAATCTTGGTCTCTATTTAAGTCAATGGCTTTTGAAGATGGATCACATGAGCTAGAAAATTCCAGCATTGTGAAGATTGGAAAGGAGATTGTGGAAAGGTGCAAAGGAATCCCCCTAGCCATTAAAACAATAGGAAATCTATTGTATGGTAAAAGTAAGGAATCAGAGTGGTCTTCCTTTAATAAGGAATTTTCAAAAATATCAGAACAACAAGAGGATGATATCTTACCCACCCTTAGATTGAGTTATGATCATCTTGCCTCCCAGTTGAAACTTTGTTTTGCCTATTGTAGTATATTTCCTAAAGACTACGAAATTGAGGTGAAAGATTTAGTTAGCCTTTGGATGGCACAAGGATTTCTTAAGCTCTCAGATCCAAGTCAAGATCAATGTTTGGAGGATGTGGGTTATGACTGGTTTATGAATTTGTTGGAAGGATCATTCTTTCAAGATGTTAAAGTAGATAAATATGGTATTATAAAAAGATGCAAAATGCATGATCTGATGCATGATCTTGCGGTTCAAGTAGCAGGAGGAGAATGTGCTACTTTTGTAATTTCAAATGGCCAAGCAAATATCAAGGAAACTACTCATCACGTGTCCTTTATAAGTCATACTTACTCCAAAAGTGAAATTTCAGCTTCGTTGGCTCATGCCAAAAAGATTCGAACAATTCTTCACTTTTTTGCTTTGAAGGACCAGACATTTTGCGATGCAATTATATCAAGCTCTAAGTTCATACGTTGTTTGGATCTGAATAATTCAATGATGAAGTTAGTATCAAATTCTATTGGGAAGTTGAAACACTTAAGGTATTTGGATCTCTCATTGAATTCTAGGCTCAAGATACTTCCCAATTCAATTACTAATTTGCTGAATTTGCAAACACTGAAACTCAATCACTGCTCACAACTCCAAGAACTACCTAGAGATATTGAGAAACTCATCAATCTTAGGCATCTTGAACTTTCTTCATGTGGCAAATTAAATTCTTTGCCAAGTGGACTAGGTCAGTTGATGCAATTGAGAGTCTTGAATCTTTCTTCGAATGGTGGTTTATTGTCAATACCAGATTCAACTAGTGGTTTGTCGAATTTGCAAACATTGATACTCAGTTATTGCTCAAAGCTCCAAAAATTGCCTAGAGATATTGGGAAACTCATCAATCTTAGGCACCTGGAAATTTCTGGTTGTGATAAATTGGAGTATGTGCCATGTGGATTGGGCCAGCTAATTAATCTTCAGACATTATCGAAGTACGTGCTGATGAAGAGAGAGAAATCTATCCCAAGGCATGGTGGTGAGCTAAAAGAATTGATGAGGCTGAACAACTTGAGAGGGGAATTGGAAGTTATAAATTTGAGCCATGAGAAAGATGTGGCAGCAGGGTATGGGAGTGCAGAATTAAAGGATAAAAAATATCTTCGATCTGTGACATTGAAGTGGGATTCTCATGTTGAAATTAATAATACAGAAGTCATTGTTGGTTATGAAATGTCAATGGAAGGCCTTCAGCCACACGAAAATGTTCTAGAACTGAGGTTAAAAAATTATGGGGGTGTCAAGCTCTCCAGCTGGCTCTCATCACTTACAAACTTGGTCTACTTAACTTTGAAGGATTGCAAGAAATGTGAGTATCTAGTTCCATTGAATCAACTCCATTGTCTCAAGGTTTTGGCACTTCTGAGGTTGGAGTCTTTAGAGTACATATCCAACAATAATTGCAATGAAGACTTATCTGGGTCAACAAAAACATTATTGCCATCTCTGCAGAAACTTGAGTTGAGTGAGTTGCCGTCTCTAAAGGGATGGTGGAGAGAGATTGTAATTAGTGGTGAAGAAGAAGACAAACACATGTCCTTGCCTTGTTTCCCTTCTCTTTCTGAATTATATATAAGTAATTGTCTTAAGCTGACTTGCATGCCACTTTACCCACATTTGGAACATCTGACTTTGACGAACAACAGCTTGAAGCCATTGGAAGAGACATTAAGAATGAAGATGAGCAGTAGCGCTACATCTTCTTTCTCTCCTCTCTCCAAATTGAAAACCCTACGTCTAACTAACATTGAGGGTCTAGAATGTCTTCCGGAATGGTTCGAGAGCCTTACTTCTCTCAATCACTTGTGTATTAAGAGGTGCCCTAAATTGAAGGATATGTGTCCAGGGATTCTACGTCTCTCGTCACTTCGAAATCTGTGGATTTCAAATTGCGAGGGGTTAGCAGACATGCTTAATGGTGATGATGCCATTATGTGGAAAGCCCTAAATGGAAGACTCCACTTGCTACAACTATGGTCGTTGCCAAATATAGTGACTGTTCTTCCTAAGAGTATCAAACATCTTACAAGTCTGCAACGTCTTGAAGTTTGTTTCTCTCAAGATTTGACAACAATTCCAGAGTGGATCGACAACCTCAAATCGCTTAAGCAACTTGAGTTTGATGATTGCCCCAATCTGACATCATTCCCTGAAGGAATTCGAAGCCTCACCACTTTAAACTCACTGTCCATTATCAGATGTCCCACGTTATTGAAGAGATGCAAAAGGGAAGTAGGTGAAGATTGGGATAAGATTTCTCATATACAAAACTTGGACTTGTATCCAAATCCCAATGAAGAAGAAAATGAG AATGCATCGGAAGAGGCGGGCGAGAGAAAGGGATGCAACCTCTTCTTGAACAAGTTTAGG GTTACTTTGGAGAGGATGCATGACCATGAGGGTTATAGAAGCAATGAGATGATCCAAAGAAAAATATGA